In Pseudomonas sp. R76, one genomic interval encodes:
- the fliO gene encoding flagellar biosynthetic protein FliO, producing MKYSMAGLFLALPLSALAAEPIAQAAAAAPVVSSGIGGQLTQLVLGLLLVVGLIFVLAWLMRRVQRIGPGNGQVIEMIGSRALGPRDRLVLVQVGEEQILLGITPGRITPLHVLKSPVEVARTEAATPEFAQRLMELLGKDQKDKK from the coding sequence ATGAAGTATTCGATGGCGGGACTGTTTCTGGCGCTGCCATTGAGCGCCCTGGCGGCTGAGCCGATCGCACAAGCGGCGGCTGCGGCGCCCGTAGTCAGCAGTGGCATCGGCGGGCAACTGACCCAGTTGGTGCTGGGCCTGTTGCTGGTGGTGGGGTTGATTTTTGTGCTGGCCTGGTTGATGCGCCGCGTGCAGCGCATCGGCCCGGGCAATGGCCAGGTTATCGAGATGATCGGCTCGCGCGCCCTCGGCCCGCGTGATCGTCTGGTGCTGGTGCAAGTCGGCGAGGAACAGATTCTGCTGGGTATCACGCCCGGCCGCATCACCCCGCTGCACGTGCTCAAGTCGCCGGTAGAAGTGGCCAGGACCGAGGCCGCCACGCCAGAATTCGCCCAGCGCCTGATGGAGTTGCTGGGCAAGGATCAGAAGGATAAGAAGTAA
- the fliN gene encoding flagellar motor switch protein FliN, whose amino-acid sequence MATEHENTSAEDQALADEWAAALEETGDVGQDDIDALLAADAATAPAGNRLPMEEFGSVPKNNDPVTLDGPNLDVILDIPVSISMEVGSTEINIRNLLQLNQGSVIELDRLAGEPLDVLVNGTLIAHGEVVVVNEKFGIRLTDVISPSERIKKLR is encoded by the coding sequence ATGGCTACCGAACACGAAAACACTTCCGCCGAAGACCAGGCCCTGGCTGACGAGTGGGCTGCGGCCCTGGAAGAAACCGGCGATGTTGGCCAGGACGACATCGACGCGCTGCTGGCCGCCGACGCCGCCACCGCGCCGGCCGGCAACCGCCTGCCGATGGAAGAATTCGGCAGCGTGCCGAAAAACAACGACCCGGTGACCCTCGACGGCCCGAACCTGGATGTGATCCTCGACATCCCGGTGTCGATTTCCATGGAAGTCGGCAGCACCGAAATCAACATCCGCAACCTGCTGCAGCTCAACCAGGGCTCAGTGATCGAGCTCGACCGCCTGGCTGGCGAGCCGCTGGACGTGCTGGTCAACGGCACGCTGATCGCCCATGGCGAAGTGGTGGTGGTCAACGAGAAGTTCGGCATCCGCCTGACGGATGTGATCAGCCCGAGCGAACGCATCAAGAAGTTGCGCTGA